The proteins below come from a single Aegilops tauschii subsp. strangulata cultivar AL8/78 chromosome 6, Aet v6.0, whole genome shotgun sequence genomic window:
- the LOC109741397 gene encoding transcription factor bHLH94-like — translation MALEAVVFSKGFFGRCAMAAEGVGGGGGVWGGNGHGHGGGMELDGSNAHCGAAVASTEAPEGSSSLPALPPPGHGSDPGGADDGAVDAASASGAAGRRKRRRARSVKNIEEAESQRMTHIAVERNRRKQMNEYLGVLRSLMPASYVHRGDQASIIGGAINYVKELEQLVQSLEAHRHARLRDDCPVSGDVDSAAAVPFLDFFTFPQYTMSVRHAPATPAAGALADDGGGNAADDDTTSGSKQSAVADIEVTIVESHASLKVLSRRRPTQLLRIVAGLQGHRLAVLHLNATSAGHMALYCLSLKVEDDCRLSSVADIAAAVHRILETIEREEEEERRQQQSCT, via the exons ATGGCGTTGGAGGCCGTGGTGTTCTCGAAAGGGTTCTTTGGGCGCTGCGCCATGGCTGCTGAAGGAgtaggaggaggcggtggcgttTGGGGCGGGAATGGCCACGGGCACGGCGGTGGCATGGAGTTGGACGGAAGCAATGCCCACTGCGGCGCCGCCGTTGCGAGCACCGAAGCCCCGGAAGGCAGTTCTTCCTTGCCGGCGCTGCCGCCGCCGGGGCACGGCAGTGACCCTGGAGGCGCGGACGACGGTGCCGTGGACGCGGCGTCGGCGTCAGGTGCAGCAGGGAGGAGGAAGCGGCGAAGAGCGAGGAGCGTGAAGAACATTGAGGAGGCGGAGAGCCAGCGGATGACCCACATCGCCGTCGAGCGCAACCGCCGCAAGCAGATGAACGAGTACCTTGGCGTGCTCCGGTCCCTCATGCCGGCCTCCTATGTGCACAGG GGCGACCAGGCATCCATAATTGGCGGCGCAATCAACTACGTCAAGGAGCTGGAGCAGCTAGTTCAATCCCTGGAGGCGCACCGGCACGCCCGCCTCCGCGACGACTGTCCCGTCAGCGGCGACGTCGATTCCGCGGCCGCAGTGCCCTTTTTAGACTTCTTCACCTTCCCGCAGTACACGATGAGCGTGCGCCACGCCCCGGCCACACCAGCAGCAGGCGCTCTCgcggacgacggcggcggcaatGCCGCCGACGACGACACGACGTCGGGCTCGAAGCAGTCGGCCGTGGCGGACATCGAGGTGACCATCGTGGAGAGCCACGCGAGCCTGAAGGTGCTGTCGCGGCGGCGGCCGACGCAGCTGCTGAGGATCGTGGCGGGCCTGCAGGGCCACCGGCTCGCCGTGCTGCACCTCAACGCCACCAGCGCCGGCCACATGGCCCTCTACTGCCTCAGCCTCAAG GTGGAAGACGACTGCCGGCTCTCGTCGGTGGCCGACATCGCCGCGGCGGTCCACCGTATCCTCGAGACGATCGagcgtgaggaggaggaggagcggcggcagcagcagagcTGTACGTAG